Proteins from one Salmonella bongori NCTC 12419 genomic window:
- the rhlB gene encoding ATP-dependent RNA helicase RhlB, with amino-acid sequence MSKTHLTEQKFSDFALHPQVIEALEKKGFYNCTPIQALALPLTLAGRDVAGQAQTGTGKTMAFLTSTFHYLLSHPAIDDRKMNQPRALIMAPTRELAVQIHADAEPLAQATGLKLGLAYGGDGYDKQLKVLESGVDILIGTTGRLIDYAKQNHINLGAIQVVVLDEADRMYDLGFIKDIRWLFRRMPPANQRLNMLFSATLSYRVRELAFEQMNNAEYVEVEPEQKTGHRIKEELFYPSNEEKMRLLQTLIEEEWPDRAIIFANTKHRCEDIWGHLAADGHRVGLLTGDVAQKKRLRILDEFTRGYLDILVATDVAARGLHIPAVTHVFNYDLPDDCEDYVHRIGRTGRAGASGHSISLACEEYALNLPAIESYIGHSIPVSKYNPEALMTDLPKPLRLTRSRPGNGPRRAGAPRNRRRSG; translated from the coding sequence ATGAGCAAAACACATTTAACAGAACAGAAGTTTTCCGACTTCGCCCTGCACCCTCAGGTGATTGAAGCCCTTGAAAAGAAAGGGTTTTATAATTGTACGCCCATTCAGGCACTGGCCCTTCCGCTAACGCTGGCGGGTCGTGACGTTGCAGGGCAGGCGCAAACCGGTACCGGGAAAACGATGGCGTTTCTGACGTCCACGTTTCATTATTTACTCTCTCATCCTGCGATCGATGATCGCAAGATGAACCAACCGCGCGCACTGATCATGGCGCCGACACGTGAGTTAGCCGTACAAATTCACGCCGACGCGGAACCATTGGCGCAAGCGACAGGATTAAAATTAGGCCTGGCTTACGGCGGCGATGGCTATGACAAGCAGCTCAAAGTCCTGGAAAGCGGCGTCGATATTCTTATCGGTACAACGGGCCGACTGATCGACTACGCCAAACAAAATCACATTAACCTCGGCGCCATTCAGGTCGTCGTACTTGATGAAGCCGATCGCATGTACGATCTGGGCTTTATTAAAGACATTCGTTGGCTATTCCGCCGTATGCCGCCTGCGAATCAGCGTCTGAACATGTTGTTCTCCGCTACGCTGTCTTACCGGGTTCGCGAGCTGGCGTTTGAACAAATGAATAACGCCGAATATGTTGAAGTGGAGCCGGAGCAAAAGACGGGCCACCGCATTAAAGAAGAGCTGTTCTATCCTTCTAATGAAGAAAAAATGCGTTTACTGCAAACGCTAATCGAAGAAGAATGGCCGGATCGCGCCATTATTTTCGCCAACACAAAGCACCGTTGCGAAGATATTTGGGGACATCTGGCGGCAGACGGCCATCGTGTTGGTTTGCTAACCGGCGACGTCGCGCAGAAAAAGCGCCTGCGGATTCTGGATGAATTCACCCGCGGCTATTTAGACATTCTTGTGGCGACTGATGTCGCGGCGCGCGGGCTGCATATTCCCGCCGTAACACATGTCTTTAACTACGATTTGCCGGACGATTGTGAAGACTACGTTCACCGTATCGGCCGTACTGGCCGCGCAGGCGCTAGCGGACACTCTATTAGCCTGGCCTGCGAAGAGTATGCGCTGAATTTACCCGCGATTGAGAGCTATATCGGCCACTCGATTCCGGTCAGCAAATATAATCCAGAGGCGCTCATGACGGATTTGCCTAAACCGCTGCGCCTGACGCGCTCGCGCCCCGGCAATGGACCGCGCCGCGCAGGCGCTCCGCGTAATCGTCGTCGTTCAGGTTAA
- the trxA gene encoding thioredoxin TrxA — protein MSDKIIHLTDDSFDTDVLKADGAILVDFWAEWCGPCKMIAPILDEIADEYQGKLTVAKLNIDQNPGTAPKYGIRGIPTLLLFKNGEVAATKVGALSKGQLKEFLDANLA, from the coding sequence ATGAGCGATAAAATTATTCACCTGACTGACGATAGTTTTGACACGGATGTACTCAAAGCGGACGGGGCTATCCTCGTTGATTTCTGGGCAGAGTGGTGCGGGCCGTGTAAAATGATCGCTCCGATTCTGGATGAAATCGCTGACGAATATCAGGGCAAATTGACCGTTGCCAAACTGAACATTGACCAGAACCCTGGTACGGCGCCTAAATACGGCATCCGCGGTATTCCGACTCTGCTGCTGTTTAAAAACGGCGAAGTGGCGGCAACCAAAGTGGGCGCATTGTCTAAAGGTCAGCTAAAAGAGTTTCTCGACGCCAATCTGGCGTAA
- a CDS encoding rho operon leader peptide: MPGSSLIPSCRFSSAYFPVTRQRTDMS; the protein is encoded by the coding sequence ATTCCTGGCTCTTCGCTCATTCCGTCTTGTCGTTTCAGTTCTGCGTACTTTCCTGTGACCAGACAGCGAACAGACATGAGTTGA
- the rho gene encoding transcription termination factor Rho, with product MNLTELKNTPVSELITLGESMGLENLARMRKQDIIFAILKQHAKSGEDIFGDGVLEILQDGFGFLRSADSSYLAGPDDIYVSPSQIRRFNLRTGDTISGKIRPPKEGERYFALLKVNEVNYDKPENARNKILFENLTPLHANSRLRMERGNGSTEDLTARVLDLASPIGRGQRGLIVAPPKAGKTMLLQNIAQSIAYNHPDCVLMVLLIDERPEEVTEMQRLVKGEVVASTFDEPASRHVQVAEMVIEKAKRLVEHKKDVIILLDSITRLARAYNTVVPASGKVLTGGVDANALHRPKRFFGAARNVEEGGSLTIIATALIDTGSKMDEVIYEEFKGTGNMELHLSRKIAEKRVFPAIDYNRSGTRKEELLTTQEELQKMWILRKIIHPMGEIDAMEFLINKLAMTKTNDDFFEMMKRS from the coding sequence ATGAATCTTACCGAATTAAAGAATACGCCGGTTTCTGAGCTGATCACTCTCGGCGAAAGTATGGGGCTGGAAAACCTGGCCCGTATGCGTAAGCAGGACATTATTTTTGCCATCCTGAAGCAGCACGCAAAGAGTGGCGAAGATATCTTTGGCGACGGTGTGCTGGAGATATTGCAGGATGGATTTGGTTTCCTCCGTTCCGCAGACAGCTCCTACCTCGCCGGCCCTGACGACATCTACGTTTCCCCCAGCCAAATCCGCCGTTTCAACCTCCGCACTGGTGATACCATTTCTGGTAAGATTCGCCCGCCGAAAGAAGGTGAACGCTATTTTGCGCTGTTGAAAGTTAACGAAGTTAACTACGACAAACCAGAAAACGCCCGTAACAAAATCCTGTTTGAGAACTTAACCCCGCTGCACGCGAACTCTCGTCTGCGTATGGAGCGTGGTAACGGTTCTACAGAAGACTTAACGGCGCGGGTACTGGATCTGGCTTCACCGATTGGTCGCGGTCAGCGTGGTCTGATTGTTGCGCCGCCGAAAGCGGGTAAAACCATGCTGCTGCAGAATATCGCGCAGAGCATTGCGTACAACCATCCAGACTGCGTGCTGATGGTCTTGCTGATTGACGAACGTCCGGAAGAAGTGACCGAGATGCAGCGTCTGGTGAAAGGCGAAGTGGTTGCGTCTACCTTTGACGAACCGGCATCCCGCCACGTTCAGGTTGCGGAAATGGTTATTGAGAAGGCGAAACGCCTGGTTGAGCACAAAAAAGACGTTATCATCCTGCTCGACTCTATTACACGTCTGGCGCGTGCCTACAACACCGTGGTGCCAGCTTCTGGTAAGGTGCTGACTGGTGGTGTGGATGCCAACGCCCTGCATCGTCCGAAGCGTTTCTTCGGTGCCGCGCGTAACGTGGAAGAGGGCGGCAGCCTGACCATTATCGCGACGGCGTTGATCGACACCGGCTCCAAGATGGATGAAGTTATCTACGAAGAGTTTAAAGGTACAGGCAACATGGAACTGCACCTCTCTCGTAAGATCGCTGAAAAACGCGTCTTCCCGGCTATCGACTATAACCGTTCCGGTACGCGTAAAGAAGAGCTGCTTACCACTCAGGAAGAGCTGCAGAAAATGTGGATCCTACGTAAAATCATTCATCCAATGGGTGAAATCGACGCAATGGAATTCCTCATCAATAAATTGGCGATGACCAAAACCAATGATGACTTCTTTGAGATGATGAAGCGCTCATAA
- the wecA gene encoding UDP-N-acetylglucosamine--undecaprenyl-phosphate N-acetylglucosaminephosphotransferase: MNLLTVSTDLISIFLFTTLFLFFARKVAKKIGLVDKPNFRKRHQGLIPLVGGISVYAGICFTFGIVDHYIPHASLYLSCAGVLVLIGALDDRFDISVKIRATIQAAIGIIMMVFGKLYLSSLGYIFGSWEMVLGPFGYFLTLFAVWAAINAFNMVDGIDGLLGGLSSVSFAAMGLILWFDGQTSLAIWCFAMIAAILPYIMLNLGILGRRYKVFMGDAGSTLIGFTVIWILLETTQGKTHPISPVTALWIIAIPLMDMVAIMYRRLRKGMSPFSPDRQHIHHLIMRAGFTSRQAFVLITLAAAILAAVGVTAEYSHFVPEWVMLVLFLLAFFLYGYCIKRAWKVARFIKRVKRRLRRHRENRPNLTK; the protein is encoded by the coding sequence GTGAATTTACTGACCGTGAGTACTGATCTCATCAGTATTTTTTTATTCACGACACTGTTCCTGTTTTTTGCGCGTAAGGTCGCAAAAAAAATCGGTTTAGTGGATAAACCCAACTTCCGTAAACGCCACCAGGGGCTGATACCGTTGGTTGGAGGAATTTCGGTTTACGCAGGGATTTGCTTCACATTCGGAATCGTTGATCACTATATTCCTCATGCGTCGCTTTATCTTTCTTGTGCGGGTGTACTGGTGCTTATCGGTGCGCTGGATGACCGTTTTGATATCAGTGTAAAGATCCGTGCGACCATACAGGCCGCGATCGGCATCATTATGATGGTGTTCGGTAAACTCTACCTGAGCAGCCTCGGTTATATCTTTGGCTCCTGGGAGATGGTGCTCGGTCCCTTCGGTTATTTCCTCACTCTGTTTGCCGTATGGGCGGCGATCAACGCCTTCAATATGGTGGATGGTATTGATGGTCTGTTAGGTGGGCTATCCAGCGTCTCGTTTGCGGCGATGGGACTGATTTTATGGTTTGACGGTCAAACCAGCCTGGCAATATGGTGTTTCGCTATGATCGCTGCGATTCTGCCTTACATTATGCTTAACCTTGGCATTCTGGGGCGGCGTTACAAAGTTTTCATGGGCGATGCCGGTAGTACTCTGATTGGCTTTACCGTTATCTGGATCTTACTGGAAACGACGCAGGGTAAAACCCACCCTATCAGCCCGGTCACCGCACTATGGATTATTGCTATTCCGCTAATGGACATGGTGGCGATTATGTATCGCCGTCTGCGTAAAGGAATGAGCCCCTTCTCGCCTGACCGCCAGCATATCCATCATCTTATCATGCGCGCTGGTTTTACCTCCCGTCAGGCGTTTGTCCTGATCACGCTTGCCGCTGCGATTTTGGCAGCCGTTGGCGTAACGGCAGAATATTCTCATTTTGTTCCTGAGTGGGTTATGTTGGTGCTCTTTTTGCTAGCATTCTTCCTCTATGGCTACTGCATTAAACGGGCATGGAAGGTGGCGAGATTTATTAAGCGTGTGAAGCGCCGCCTGCGCAGGCACCGTGAGAACCGGCCAAACTTAACCAAGTAA
- the wzzE gene encoding ECA polysaccharide chain length modulation protein — protein sequence MTQPLPGARAVSAENELDIRGLFRTLWAGKFWIIGVGLLFALIALAYTFFARQEWSATAITDRPTVNMLGGYYSQQQFLRNLDIKSDPASSDKPSVMDEAYKEFIMQLASWDTRRDFWLQTDYYKQRMVGNSKADAAMLDELINNIQFTPGDFTRAINDSVKLIAETAPDANNLLRQYVAFASQRAASHLNDELKGAWAARTVQMKAQVKRQEEVAKAIYSRRVNSIEQALKIAEQHNISRSATDVPADELPDSELFLLGRPMLQARLENLQAVGPAFDLDYFQNRAMLNTLNVGPTLDPRFQTYRYLRTPEEPVKRDSPRRAFLMIMWGIVGALIGAGIALTRRRTI from the coding sequence ATGACACAACCATTACCGGGGGCACGCGCGGTGAGCGCTGAAAATGAACTGGATATTCGCGGGTTGTTTCGTACTTTATGGGCCGGAAAATTCTGGATCATTGGCGTTGGCCTGTTGTTTGCCCTTATTGCGTTAGCGTATACCTTTTTTGCGCGCCAGGAGTGGAGTGCGACGGCGATTACCGATCGCCCAACCGTAAATATGTTGGGGGGGTATTACTCCCAGCAACAGTTTCTACGCAACCTGGATATTAAGTCTGACCCCGCTTCTTCCGATAAGCCCTCGGTGATGGACGAAGCGTATAAAGAGTTCATCATGCAACTTGCCTCCTGGGATACGCGTCGCGATTTCTGGTTGCAAACGGATTATTACAAGCAGCGAATGGTCGGGAATAGTAAAGCCGATGCGGCGATGCTTGATGAACTGATCAACAACATCCAGTTTACGCCTGGCGATTTTACACGCGCTATCAACGACAGCGTGAAGCTTATTGCCGAAACGGCACCGGACGCCAATAATCTGCTGCGCCAATATGTTGCGTTCGCCAGCCAGCGGGCGGCGAGTCATCTGAATGATGAATTAAAAGGTGCCTGGGCTGCGCGTACGGTACAAATGAAAGCGCAGGTAAAACGGCAGGAAGAGGTAGCGAAAGCCATCTATTCACGTCGTGTAAACAGCATTGAGCAGGCGCTCAAAATTGCAGAGCAACATAATATTTCTCGTAGCGCGACGGATGTTCCGGCGGATGAATTACCGGACTCTGAACTCTTTTTACTTGGCCGTCCTATGCTGCAGGCGCGTCTTGAAAACCTGCAAGCGGTTGGTCCAGCGTTCGATCTGGACTACTTTCAAAATCGGGCAATGTTGAATACGCTTAATGTGGGACCCACTCTGGACCCTCGTTTTCAGACCTATCGTTATTTGCGTACGCCGGAAGAACCGGTAAAACGTGATAGCCCACGCCGTGCCTTCCTGATGATCATGTGGGGTATCGTTGGGGCGCTAATCGGTGCGGGCATTGCCTTAACCCGTCGCCGCACGATTTAG